The region cgttaaataaatttccaatttGAACTCGCCATGTTGAATAAATATAGAACCGAAACATGATTGGAATTAAAATGAACATCTCATTTCTATTTCTTTACCATATTATTATCTTTCCCAATCAAACATAGCCATCTGTTGTGTttaacaaattatttaattttataggATAACAAATACAGGTCAAGGGTCAGTCCACAGGACGATCCCACCTACAAGGCTCTGACAAGTTGCATCAGCGAGTAGGGGTTCTTGTTACTCATGAACTTGAGCTGCTCCTCGAAGCCCTTCGGCGTCTTGTTGATCCAGTGGCGATCCAAGTAGTAGTTTATGTAGCTGTGGAACTCCTTGTCGCTGTAGTTCTCCACATGGATAGGTACGAAGGGATCCAAGTGCTCGAATCCCTCTGTGCCCAGCAGATAGCGTGGCATGTACGAATCCATGTGGCCCTCGGTCATGGCAATCTTGTCAACGGAAAGGATACACACTCCGTTCGTCCAGTCATAGCTGGTGATGTTCAGGAAGGGGTGAGTGAGGGTGATCTTGTCGGGTGTTACCCGTTGCTTGTTGTCGGAGAAAATGCGAGTAACCGGATGGAAGAAGGCATTGAAACCGTCAATGGCCACCATCACCTTGCACTTTCCGGCAGTGGAGAGCAGCTTGATCTCGGAAATGAGCGCCGCCGTTGTCTCCGAAGCGTACTTGATGCGGGCTATTCCGTGCTCCACCAGTTCGAGCAGCGTGGAACCAGCTGGAGTACTTTCTCGTTTGCTCCACACATACTCCTTGCTGGTCTTCAGTTCGAGGCGCTGCAGGAGCTTGCTGTTCTGCCCTTTGAAGTGCACCAGCCAAGCGGCCGCGTCAAATGGCAGGTCGATCATGCCCTCCTGTCCCGCGGCATTAGACGCCTCTTTCGGACGCTTCATCCAGTTCGGCGCCCATGGCACGTGCACCAGCAGGAAGTCATTCACAGCACCGTAGTGCAGTACATGGGCCATGGTCAGGGTCTTACCCGTACCATTTTCTCCATAGAGCACATATCGCACCACGGGCTTGGACAGATCTGCCTTCTTAATGTAATCGAGCACCTCCAGGGCAGGATTCCTGACCATTAGACAAGCCTCTGTGAAGGTTTTAATCTGCTGTTCATATTGCTTAGGCAGTCCGCCACCGGCAAAGATCTGCTTTTTCTGTTCGGCCGGAATCGTGTAGAATTTAGCCACCTGGAGCGCCGAGTGCTCGCCGGGATTCGTCACCGCAGTCCGGAACTCACTGATGGCGGATGCCTCCGCGGGCGCAGCGGCTGCTGCGGCATTTGTTGACATTGACTTTGGCAGCACATGTCGCTGGAGCTGCACGGCAAGGCGATTCcgtatcattttcattaaacaAAACGTTAAATAAGAGCTGCAAACGGACCGGATTAGAGACGAGAATACATCGATAGCGTCAGACATAGATTCTTGTTATCGATAAAATAATCGATTGTTGTCCATATCCAATCAGCCCGGCAAAATTGCGTCTCTTGCGAAATTAAGTTTTGTCTTTAATTTTTGGTAGTGATATTTAATGCGACATGTCATCCATTGAGAAATTGTCAATCCAGGGAGTTCGGAGTTTCGGCTCCAATGCCGAGGACATGCAGGTTGGATTTGTTATTCGATGAAAGCGCCAAACCTTGAAATTGACTTCCTGTTTCATAGAGCATTACGTTTTCTTCGCCTGtaactttaattctgggagaAAACGGATGCGGAAAGACAACCATTATAGAATGCCTTAAATACGCACTAACCGGCGAATCCCCGCCTGGCAGTGAAAAGGGAAAAAACTTCGTCCACGACCCTAAAATATTTGGAAACAACGAGTCCCTGGCCCAAATCAAAATGAAGGTGCGGGACAAACGAGGAGCCGAGGTATCCATCTGCAGGACGATGAAAGTTTCCAGACAGCGCGGCGTAATGACCTTCAAAACCATGGACTCCACTCTTAACTTTCTGACCGACGGTGGCCATCCGAAGCGCGACCAGGATTCCCTAAGCGGTCGGACCAACGACATAGACCAAGCTATCTCTGACTTCATGGGCGTGTCAAAGGCGATTATTAACAACGTCTTGTTTTGCCATCAAGAAGACTCCAGTTGGCCACTGGACGAGCCCAAGAAGCTAAAGGAGAAGTTTGATGCTATTTTTGGAATTTCTGAGTATGATAAAGCTTTGGATAAAATCATAAAGATGCGTAAAGAGTCCACAGAAGAGCTAAGGTTGATGGGTAAGAATGAGTCAAGTTTGAAAGACCTTGCTAACCAATAACTTCTTTGTTCCATAGAGGCCAATATAAAACATGTGGAGTATCTGAAGAAGGAAATGGAGGCAAAAACTCTGGCGCTGCAGAAGGCGCAGGAGAAGTGCAACAATGTTAAGACTCAGTGCAACGAATGCGAGGAGGAAATGAAGCCCATTGAGGCTCGTCTGATGGAAATTCGTAACATCGAACTAGAGATAGGAAAGTATCAGGCGCAAAAAGTGGAAATGGACACCAAGTAAGTGTTCTTAAATATAGTTTCCCCCTTTTTTACTTATTTATATCACTCGATAGACATAAAAATTGCAAGGAGCAAATTACCACTATTTCTAAGAAGATCAAGACACTTTTCGAGGGATCTTTGGTTGAGCTGGAGATGGAAATCGTAAACTTCGACCAGCGTATGACCGAGATGCAACTTCAGTGCACCGAAACCGAGGAAGAGCTCTCGCAGCTAAAGAAATCCAGTGGAATGGCCAAGGATAAGCTAGCCACGCAAGATAAAAAGCATGTTTTGGCCAAGCAACAACATCAGAGCGAACAGACTTGCAAGTCCCAGCTGCTTAGGCGGGTTAAGGAGTTCTGCCGAGATCTGCAGATTCCGATTGACGAAGATTCGATTGGGCAGCCAGAGAAGTTAGAGGAAGTGTTGCAGGACATCGAGGCGGTGATCATGAGCAAACACTGCGAGATAGCAGAGATTAGCGATCAGAACGACAAGGCCGATCAAAGAAGACAGGCCAAGATCGACGAACTGCGCATCGACTTGACCAAATCGGAGCAAAGCGTCGCAGCCCAGGAGAAGCAGCGAG is a window of Drosophila bipectinata strain 14024-0381.07 chromosome 2R, DbipHiC1v2, whole genome shotgun sequence DNA encoding:
- the mRpS29 gene encoding small ribosomal subunit protein mS29, which gives rise to MKMIRNRLAVQLQRHVLPKSMSTNAAAAAAPAEASAISEFRTAVTNPGEHSALQVAKFYTIPAEQKKQIFAGGGLPKQYEQQIKTFTEACLMVRNPALEVLDYIKKADLSKPVVRYVLYGENGTGKTLTMAHVLHYGAVNDFLLVHVPWAPNWMKRPKEASNAAGQEGMIDLPFDAAAWLVHFKGQNSKLLQRLELKTSKEYVWSKRESTPAGSTLLELVEHGIARIKYASETTAALISEIKLLSTAGKCKVMVAIDGFNAFFHPVTRIFSDNKQRVTPDKITLTHPFLNITSYDWTNGVCILSVDKIAMTEGHMDSYMPRYLLGTEGFEHLDPFVPIHVENYSDKEFHSYINYYLDRHWINKTPKGFEEQLKFMSNKNPYSLMQLVRAL